In Ptiloglossa arizonensis isolate GNS036 chromosome 6, iyPtiAriz1_principal, whole genome shotgun sequence, a single window of DNA contains:
- the L(2)gl gene encoding LLGL domain-containing protein l(2)gl isoform X3: protein MLKFIRGKGQQPTAERQKLQKDLFAFRKTVQHGFPNKPTALAWDPSLRVMIIGTASGAIKVFGRPGVEFYGQHTIDSGENAVTKIVALPNEGRVVSLCDDNSLHLWEINESSVVETKSLSLEGKLKKISAMCLESSGEHLLLGTEGGNIYLLNLKTFVMLDTIIYQDIVMQNVPDDYKKNPGAVEAIAEQPGHPDNILIGYNRGLMVLWNKATPGAQQTFVSTQQLESVHWVSENRFISSHNDGSYAFWSPGSDSMLESTTLYGPFPCKAVTKILVYPTAEHKELFLFAGGMQRATYGDRHTITVRTKEKHVVFDFTSKVIDFFTIFPKQEDGEDAIDNPEAIVVLAEEEVVAIDLTNPEWKMMALPYLVSLHASAVTCSQHVPNVPDELWDSIVAAGKAQTEHLYSDKPWPIDGGIILCQKPANDKPKGKELLLTGHEDGTVRFWNASDVALTPLYKYNSSILFTGEHLDVLEQPPEDDEDEWPPFRKVGTFDPYSDDPRLAVKKVLLCPLSSTLVVAGTAGHIITATVSSEPVNKESKAVTMNIVNDRDGFVWKGHDHLPARTTSISFAVGFQPQSLLQLYPPAAVTALAIHSEWGLLAAGTAHGLAVFDYTRAKAVSVKCTLNPNDLSGSGDTPISRRKSFKKSLRESFRRLRKGRSQRRTNASSPTRNTAPEKKKETSSVASSPSGDLSPVELKPVERQVEARPVDDALGSMVRCLYFARSYIISMQNTTPTLWAGTNNGTVYVFTLAIPAGVRRTEEDVNCTLGKEIQLKHRAPVIAITILDGSSVPLPEPFEAEKGVSPGPDMASPHRVVIASEEQFKIFNLPSLKPYCKYKLTAHEGSRVRKTGFAKFTCPIEPAGTHEETCLLCLTNLGDCLVLSIPELRRQLNAAAIKREDINGISSLTFTKAGEALYLHSSSELQRISLSVSKVTKAHCALSLPPNARSFPETANKEEIQEKKGVVEGTAETQGESQGNQTTPIQRMITENGVVGSTSGEESPKEPSLQPAASTNDVNGEDDRQDLSSIGDITIDSVKDHLLNSSLFRNATSSEELHNRLAGLKMEVTSRTSEISTQNQSLVVKTTTVVSQTTNNTTANGEVETSQTNETQQMNSTTVEREIRSGTETTTTHATITLPPNVEISAADLANLEVTTTTVTTEKSKAPLARPEEVGS from the exons ACGGTGCAGCATGGGTTCCCAAACAAACCGACAGCCCTCGCATGGGATCCGAGTTTGCGGGTGATGATCATCGGCACGGCATCCGGCGCCATCAAGGT ATTCGGCAGGCCCGGTGTCGAGTTCTATGGACAGCACACCATCGACAGCGGTGAAAATGCCGTCACGAAGATCGTCGCTCTGCCCAACGAG GGCCGCGTGGTCTCGTTGTGCGATGATAATTCTTTGCATCTGTGGGAGATCAACGAGAGCTCGGTCGTCGAGACCAAGTCACTTTCGTTGGAGGGTAAACTGAAGAAGATCTCGGCGATGTGTCTCGAGTCGAGCGGCGAGCACCTTCTTCTTGGCACGGAAGGCGGCAACATCTACCTTTTGAATCTGAAGACGttcgtgatgctcgacaccatcATCTACCAAGACATCGTGATGCAAAA TGTACCAGACGATTACAAGAAGAATCCAGGAGCGGTCGAGGCGATAGCGGAACAACCAGGTCACCCAGACAATATTCTGATAGGTTACAATCGCGGTCTGATGGTACTGTGGAACAAAGCGACTCCTGGCGCTCAACAG ACGTTCGTCTCCACGCAACAACTGGAATCTGTCCATTGGGTATCCGAGAACCGTTTCATTTCGTCGCACAACGACGGATCGTACGCGTTTTGGAGTCCAGGAAGCGACAGCATGTTGGAATCGACCACCCTCTACGGGCCGTTTCCCTGTAAAGCTGTCACTAAAATACTTGTATACCCAACCGCGGA gcACAAAGAATTGTTCTTATTCGCGGGTGGAATGCAACGCGCGACTTACGGTGACCGTCACACGATCACAGTCAGAACGAAGGAGAAACACGTCGTGTTCGACTTCACGTCCAAAGTGATCGATTTCTTCACCATATTCCCGAAACAGGAAGACGGCGAGGACGCCATCGACAATCCAGAAGCGATCGTGGTGTTGGCCGAAGAAGAGGTGGTAGCCatcgatttgaccaatcccgaATGGAAAATGATGGCCTTGCCTTATTTGGTGTCTCTCCACGCGAGCGCG GTAACTTGCTCGCAACACGTGCCGAACGTCCCCGACGAACTTTGGGACAGCATCGTGGCGGCTGGAAAAGCGCAAACGGAACACTTGTACTCGGATAAACCGTGGCCGATCGACGGTGGTATTATTCTCTGTCAGAAACCAGCGAACGATAAACCGAAAGGCAAGGAATTGCTGCTGACCGGTCACGAGGACGGTACTGTCAGGTTCTGGAACGCTTCCGACGTTGCTCTGACGCCTCTGTACAAATACAATTCGTCCATTTTGTTTACCGGCGAACATCTGGATGTGTTGGAGCAACCGccggaggacgacgaggacgagtggCCACCGTTCAGAAAAGTTGGCACTTTCGATCCGTACTCGGACGATCCGCGACTCGCGGTGAAGAAAGTACTACTATGTCCTTTGTCGTCGACGTTGGTCGTCGCCGGTACCGCTGGTCATATTATTACAGCCACCGTATCGTCCGAGCCTGTAAACAAAGAGAGCAAAGCCGTCACGATGAACATCGTCAACGATCGTGACGGATTCGTTTGGAAAGGTCACGATCATCTGCCCGCGAGAACGACCAGCATATCCTTCGCAGTCGGTTTCCAACCGCAGAGTCTTCTTCAATTATATCCACCGGCTGCGGTCACTGCACTGGCTATACACAGTGAATGGGGATTACTTGCCGCTGGCACCGCTCATGGGCTCGCTGTTTTCGATTATACAAGGGCAAAGGCTGTCAGTGTGAAGTGCACGCTCAATCCAAACG ATCTCTCCGGTTCGGGCGATACACCTATTTCTAGAAGAAAGTCGTTCAAGAAGTCGTTGAGGGAGTCCTTCCGAAGATTACGAAAAGGAAGATCGCAGCGTCGAACAAATGCCAGCAGTCCAACGAGAAATACAGCaccggagaagaagaaggaaac TTCCAGCGTGGCATCGTCCCCGAGTGGCGATCTTTCACCGGTAGAATTAAAACCCGTCGAGAGACAAGTAGAAGCAAGACCCGTGGACGACGCACTTGGCTCGATGGTCCGATGTTTATATTTTGCTAGGAGTTATATTATCAGCA TGCAAAACACCACACCAACGCTTTGGGCAGGCACCAATAACGGTACGGTCTACGTTTTCACGTTAGCGATACCGGCGGGCGTTCGAAGAACAGAGGAGGACGTAAATTGTACATTAGGAAAAGAGATTCAATTGAAGCACAGAGCGCCCGTAATCGCGATAACGATTCTCGACGGGTCCAGCGTACCGTTGCCAGAACCATTCGAGGCCGAGAAAGGCGTAAGTCCTGGCCCCGACATGGCGTCCCCTCACAGAGTCGTGATCGCCAGCGAGGAACAATTTAAAATCTTCAATCTTCCATCGTTGAAACCGTATTGTAAATACAAACTCACCGCTCACGAGGGTTCCCGCGTACGGAAAACGGGTTTCGCGAAATTCACGTGTCCCATAGAACCGGCGGGTACGCACGAAGAAACCTGTTTGCTATGTCTGACTAATCTCGGGGATTGTTTAGTACTCAGTATTCCGGAATTGAGAAGGCAGCTCAACGCCGCTGCCATTAAGAGGGAAGATATCAA TGGAATTTCATCGTTGACGTTCACAAAAGCCGGCGAGGCTTTGTACCTGCACTCGAGTTCGGAACTGCAGCGAATTTCCTTATCGGTGAGTAAGGTAACGAAGGCCCACTGCGCGCTGAGTTTACCACCAAACGCTAGATCGTTCCCCGAAACTGCGAATAAGGAAGAAATCCAGGAGAAAAAAGGCGTCGTCGAGGGTACAGCTGAAACACAAGGGGAAAGTCAAGGAAATCAAACGACTCCGATACAGAGGATGATCACGGAAAATGGTGTGGTCGGTTCCA CCAGTGGCGAAGAGTCCCCGAAAGAACCCTCCCTGCAACCAGCTGCGAGCACCAACGACGTAAACGGAGAAGACGATCGTCAAGACTTAAGTTCTATCGGAGATATCACAATCGATAGCGTGAAGGACCACTTACT TAACAGTTCACTTTTCAGAAACGCAACGTCTTCCGAAGAACTTCACAATCGTCTTGCAGGACTTAAGATGGAAGTAACCTCGCGAACCTCGGAAATTTCCACTCAAAATCAGTCATTGGTCGTGAAGACCACCACGGTTGTTTCGCAAACGACCAACAATACAACCGCTAACGGAGAGGTTGAAACGAGTCAGACGAACGAAACGCAACAAATGAACA GCACTAcggtagagagagagatacgCAGCGGTACTGAGACAACAACGACACACGCTACCATCACTCTACCCCCAAACGTCGAG ATTAGTGCAGCTGACTTGGCAAATCTGGAGGTGACAACAACCACAGTGACCACCGAAAAGTCCAAAGCTCCGTTGGCCAGGCCTGAAGAAGTTGGTTCTTAG
- the L(2)gl gene encoding LLGL domain-containing protein l(2)gl isoform X7 produces the protein MLKFIRGKGQQPTAERQKLQKDLFAFRKTVQHGFPNKPTALAWDPSLRVMIIGTASGAIKVFGRPGVEFYGQHTIDSGENAVTKIVALPNEGRVVSLCDDNSLHLWEINESSVVETKSLSLEGKLKKISAMCLESSGEHLLLGTEGGNIYLLNLKTFVMLDTIIYQDIVMQNVPDDYKKNPGAVEAIAEQPGHPDNILIGYNRGLMVLWNKATPGAQQTFVSTQQLESVHWVSENRFISSHNDGSYAFWSPGSDSMLESTTLYGPFPCKAVTKILVYPTAEHKELFLFAGGMQRATYGDRHTITVRTKEKHVVFDFTSKVIDFFTIFPKQEDGEDAIDNPEAIVVLAEEEVVAIDLTNPEWKMMALPYLVSLHASAVTCSQHVPNVPDELWDSIVAAGKAQTEHLYSDKPWPIDGGIILCQKPANDKPKGKELLLTGHEDGTVRFWNASDVALTPLYKYNSSILFTGEHLDVLEQPPEDDEDEWPPFRKVGTFDPYSDDPRLAVKKVLLCPLSSTLVVAGTAGHIITATVSSEPVNKESKAVTMNIVNDRDGFVWKGHDHLPARTTSISFAVGFQPQSLLQLYPPAAVTALAIHSEWGLLAAGTAHGLAVFDYTRAKAVSVKCTLNPNDLSGSGDTPISRRKSFKKSLRESFRRLRKGRSQRRTNASSPTRNTAPEKKKETSSVASSPSGDLSPVELKPVERQVEARPVDDALGSMVRCLYFARSYIISMQNTTPTLWAGTNNGTVYVFTLAIPAGVRRTEEDVNCTLGKEIQLKHRAPVIAITILDGSSVPLPEPFEAEKGVSPGPDMASPHRVVIASEEQFKIFNLPSLKPYCKYKLTAHEGSRVRKTGFAKFTCPIEPAGTHEETCLLCLTNLGDCLVLSIPELRRQLNAAAIKREDINGISSLTFTKAGEALYLHSSSELQRISLSVSKVTKAHCALSLPPNARSFPETANKEEIQEKKGVVEGTAETQGESQGNQTTPIQRMITENGVVGSTSGEESPKEPSLQPAASTNDVNGEDDRQDLSSIGDITIDSVKDHLLNATSSEELHNRLAGLKMEVTSRTSEISTQNQSLVVKTTTVVSQTTNNTTANGEVETSQTNETQQMNSTTVEREIRSGTETTTTHATITLPPNVEISAADLANLEVTTTTVTTEKSKAPLARPEEVGS, from the exons ACGGTGCAGCATGGGTTCCCAAACAAACCGACAGCCCTCGCATGGGATCCGAGTTTGCGGGTGATGATCATCGGCACGGCATCCGGCGCCATCAAGGT ATTCGGCAGGCCCGGTGTCGAGTTCTATGGACAGCACACCATCGACAGCGGTGAAAATGCCGTCACGAAGATCGTCGCTCTGCCCAACGAG GGCCGCGTGGTCTCGTTGTGCGATGATAATTCTTTGCATCTGTGGGAGATCAACGAGAGCTCGGTCGTCGAGACCAAGTCACTTTCGTTGGAGGGTAAACTGAAGAAGATCTCGGCGATGTGTCTCGAGTCGAGCGGCGAGCACCTTCTTCTTGGCACGGAAGGCGGCAACATCTACCTTTTGAATCTGAAGACGttcgtgatgctcgacaccatcATCTACCAAGACATCGTGATGCAAAA TGTACCAGACGATTACAAGAAGAATCCAGGAGCGGTCGAGGCGATAGCGGAACAACCAGGTCACCCAGACAATATTCTGATAGGTTACAATCGCGGTCTGATGGTACTGTGGAACAAAGCGACTCCTGGCGCTCAACAG ACGTTCGTCTCCACGCAACAACTGGAATCTGTCCATTGGGTATCCGAGAACCGTTTCATTTCGTCGCACAACGACGGATCGTACGCGTTTTGGAGTCCAGGAAGCGACAGCATGTTGGAATCGACCACCCTCTACGGGCCGTTTCCCTGTAAAGCTGTCACTAAAATACTTGTATACCCAACCGCGGA gcACAAAGAATTGTTCTTATTCGCGGGTGGAATGCAACGCGCGACTTACGGTGACCGTCACACGATCACAGTCAGAACGAAGGAGAAACACGTCGTGTTCGACTTCACGTCCAAAGTGATCGATTTCTTCACCATATTCCCGAAACAGGAAGACGGCGAGGACGCCATCGACAATCCAGAAGCGATCGTGGTGTTGGCCGAAGAAGAGGTGGTAGCCatcgatttgaccaatcccgaATGGAAAATGATGGCCTTGCCTTATTTGGTGTCTCTCCACGCGAGCGCG GTAACTTGCTCGCAACACGTGCCGAACGTCCCCGACGAACTTTGGGACAGCATCGTGGCGGCTGGAAAAGCGCAAACGGAACACTTGTACTCGGATAAACCGTGGCCGATCGACGGTGGTATTATTCTCTGTCAGAAACCAGCGAACGATAAACCGAAAGGCAAGGAATTGCTGCTGACCGGTCACGAGGACGGTACTGTCAGGTTCTGGAACGCTTCCGACGTTGCTCTGACGCCTCTGTACAAATACAATTCGTCCATTTTGTTTACCGGCGAACATCTGGATGTGTTGGAGCAACCGccggaggacgacgaggacgagtggCCACCGTTCAGAAAAGTTGGCACTTTCGATCCGTACTCGGACGATCCGCGACTCGCGGTGAAGAAAGTACTACTATGTCCTTTGTCGTCGACGTTGGTCGTCGCCGGTACCGCTGGTCATATTATTACAGCCACCGTATCGTCCGAGCCTGTAAACAAAGAGAGCAAAGCCGTCACGATGAACATCGTCAACGATCGTGACGGATTCGTTTGGAAAGGTCACGATCATCTGCCCGCGAGAACGACCAGCATATCCTTCGCAGTCGGTTTCCAACCGCAGAGTCTTCTTCAATTATATCCACCGGCTGCGGTCACTGCACTGGCTATACACAGTGAATGGGGATTACTTGCCGCTGGCACCGCTCATGGGCTCGCTGTTTTCGATTATACAAGGGCAAAGGCTGTCAGTGTGAAGTGCACGCTCAATCCAAACG ATCTCTCCGGTTCGGGCGATACACCTATTTCTAGAAGAAAGTCGTTCAAGAAGTCGTTGAGGGAGTCCTTCCGAAGATTACGAAAAGGAAGATCGCAGCGTCGAACAAATGCCAGCAGTCCAACGAGAAATACAGCaccggagaagaagaaggaaac TTCCAGCGTGGCATCGTCCCCGAGTGGCGATCTTTCACCGGTAGAATTAAAACCCGTCGAGAGACAAGTAGAAGCAAGACCCGTGGACGACGCACTTGGCTCGATGGTCCGATGTTTATATTTTGCTAGGAGTTATATTATCAGCA TGCAAAACACCACACCAACGCTTTGGGCAGGCACCAATAACGGTACGGTCTACGTTTTCACGTTAGCGATACCGGCGGGCGTTCGAAGAACAGAGGAGGACGTAAATTGTACATTAGGAAAAGAGATTCAATTGAAGCACAGAGCGCCCGTAATCGCGATAACGATTCTCGACGGGTCCAGCGTACCGTTGCCAGAACCATTCGAGGCCGAGAAAGGCGTAAGTCCTGGCCCCGACATGGCGTCCCCTCACAGAGTCGTGATCGCCAGCGAGGAACAATTTAAAATCTTCAATCTTCCATCGTTGAAACCGTATTGTAAATACAAACTCACCGCTCACGAGGGTTCCCGCGTACGGAAAACGGGTTTCGCGAAATTCACGTGTCCCATAGAACCGGCGGGTACGCACGAAGAAACCTGTTTGCTATGTCTGACTAATCTCGGGGATTGTTTAGTACTCAGTATTCCGGAATTGAGAAGGCAGCTCAACGCCGCTGCCATTAAGAGGGAAGATATCAA TGGAATTTCATCGTTGACGTTCACAAAAGCCGGCGAGGCTTTGTACCTGCACTCGAGTTCGGAACTGCAGCGAATTTCCTTATCGGTGAGTAAGGTAACGAAGGCCCACTGCGCGCTGAGTTTACCACCAAACGCTAGATCGTTCCCCGAAACTGCGAATAAGGAAGAAATCCAGGAGAAAAAAGGCGTCGTCGAGGGTACAGCTGAAACACAAGGGGAAAGTCAAGGAAATCAAACGACTCCGATACAGAGGATGATCACGGAAAATGGTGTGGTCGGTTCCA CCAGTGGCGAAGAGTCCCCGAAAGAACCCTCCCTGCAACCAGCTGCGAGCACCAACGACGTAAACGGAGAAGACGATCGTCAAGACTTAAGTTCTATCGGAGATATCACAATCGATAGCGTGAAGGACCACTTACT AAACGCAACGTCTTCCGAAGAACTTCACAATCGTCTTGCAGGACTTAAGATGGAAGTAACCTCGCGAACCTCGGAAATTTCCACTCAAAATCAGTCATTGGTCGTGAAGACCACCACGGTTGTTTCGCAAACGACCAACAATACAACCGCTAACGGAGAGGTTGAAACGAGTCAGACGAACGAAACGCAACAAATGAACA GCACTAcggtagagagagagatacgCAGCGGTACTGAGACAACAACGACACACGCTACCATCACTCTACCCCCAAACGTCGAG ATTAGTGCAGCTGACTTGGCAAATCTGGAGGTGACAACAACCACAGTGACCACCGAAAAGTCCAAAGCTCCGTTGGCCAGGCCTGAAGAAGTTGGTTCTTAG
- the L(2)gl gene encoding LLGL domain-containing protein l(2)gl isoform X1 yields MLKFIRGKGQQPTAERQKLQKDLFAFRKTVQHGFPNKPTALAWDPSLRVMIIGTASGAIKVFGRPGVEFYGQHTIDSGENAVTKIVALPNEGRVVSLCDDNSLHLWEINESSVVETKSLSLEGKLKKISAMCLESSGEHLLLGTEGGNIYLLNLKTFVMLDTIIYQDIVMQNVPDDYKKNPGAVEAIAEQPGHPDNILIGYNRGLMVLWNKATPGAQQLMGLFSRAQTFVSTQQLESVHWVSENRFISSHNDGSYAFWSPGSDSMLESTTLYGPFPCKAVTKILVYPTAEHKELFLFAGGMQRATYGDRHTITVRTKEKHVVFDFTSKVIDFFTIFPKQEDGEDAIDNPEAIVVLAEEEVVAIDLTNPEWKMMALPYLVSLHASAVTCSQHVPNVPDELWDSIVAAGKAQTEHLYSDKPWPIDGGIILCQKPANDKPKGKELLLTGHEDGTVRFWNASDVALTPLYKYNSSILFTGEHLDVLEQPPEDDEDEWPPFRKVGTFDPYSDDPRLAVKKVLLCPLSSTLVVAGTAGHIITATVSSEPVNKESKAVTMNIVNDRDGFVWKGHDHLPARTTSISFAVGFQPQSLLQLYPPAAVTALAIHSEWGLLAAGTAHGLAVFDYTRAKAVSVKCTLNPNDLSGSGDTPISRRKSFKKSLRESFRRLRKGRSQRRTNASSPTRNTAPEKKKETSSVASSPSGDLSPVELKPVERQVEARPVDDALGSMVRCLYFARSYIISMQNTTPTLWAGTNNGTVYVFTLAIPAGVRRTEEDVNCTLGKEIQLKHRAPVIAITILDGSSVPLPEPFEAEKGVSPGPDMASPHRVVIASEEQFKIFNLPSLKPYCKYKLTAHEGSRVRKTGFAKFTCPIEPAGTHEETCLLCLTNLGDCLVLSIPELRRQLNAAAIKREDINGISSLTFTKAGEALYLHSSSELQRISLSVSKVTKAHCALSLPPNARSFPETANKEEIQEKKGVVEGTAETQGESQGNQTTPIQRMITENGVVGSTSGEESPKEPSLQPAASTNDVNGEDDRQDLSSIGDITIDSVKDHLLNSSLFRNATSSEELHNRLAGLKMEVTSRTSEISTQNQSLVVKTTTVVSQTTNNTTANGEVETSQTNETQQMNSTTVEREIRSGTETTTTHATITLPPNVEISAADLANLEVTTTTVTTEKSKAPLARPEEVGS; encoded by the exons ACGGTGCAGCATGGGTTCCCAAACAAACCGACAGCCCTCGCATGGGATCCGAGTTTGCGGGTGATGATCATCGGCACGGCATCCGGCGCCATCAAGGT ATTCGGCAGGCCCGGTGTCGAGTTCTATGGACAGCACACCATCGACAGCGGTGAAAATGCCGTCACGAAGATCGTCGCTCTGCCCAACGAG GGCCGCGTGGTCTCGTTGTGCGATGATAATTCTTTGCATCTGTGGGAGATCAACGAGAGCTCGGTCGTCGAGACCAAGTCACTTTCGTTGGAGGGTAAACTGAAGAAGATCTCGGCGATGTGTCTCGAGTCGAGCGGCGAGCACCTTCTTCTTGGCACGGAAGGCGGCAACATCTACCTTTTGAATCTGAAGACGttcgtgatgctcgacaccatcATCTACCAAGACATCGTGATGCAAAA TGTACCAGACGATTACAAGAAGAATCCAGGAGCGGTCGAGGCGATAGCGGAACAACCAGGTCACCCAGACAATATTCTGATAGGTTACAATCGCGGTCTGATGGTACTGTGGAACAAAGCGACTCCTGGCGCTCAACAG CTGATGGGTTTGTTTTCGCGTGCGCAGACGTTCGTCTCCACGCAACAACTGGAATCTGTCCATTGGGTATCCGAGAACCGTTTCATTTCGTCGCACAACGACGGATCGTACGCGTTTTGGAGTCCAGGAAGCGACAGCATGTTGGAATCGACCACCCTCTACGGGCCGTTTCCCTGTAAAGCTGTCACTAAAATACTTGTATACCCAACCGCGGA gcACAAAGAATTGTTCTTATTCGCGGGTGGAATGCAACGCGCGACTTACGGTGACCGTCACACGATCACAGTCAGAACGAAGGAGAAACACGTCGTGTTCGACTTCACGTCCAAAGTGATCGATTTCTTCACCATATTCCCGAAACAGGAAGACGGCGAGGACGCCATCGACAATCCAGAAGCGATCGTGGTGTTGGCCGAAGAAGAGGTGGTAGCCatcgatttgaccaatcccgaATGGAAAATGATGGCCTTGCCTTATTTGGTGTCTCTCCACGCGAGCGCG GTAACTTGCTCGCAACACGTGCCGAACGTCCCCGACGAACTTTGGGACAGCATCGTGGCGGCTGGAAAAGCGCAAACGGAACACTTGTACTCGGATAAACCGTGGCCGATCGACGGTGGTATTATTCTCTGTCAGAAACCAGCGAACGATAAACCGAAAGGCAAGGAATTGCTGCTGACCGGTCACGAGGACGGTACTGTCAGGTTCTGGAACGCTTCCGACGTTGCTCTGACGCCTCTGTACAAATACAATTCGTCCATTTTGTTTACCGGCGAACATCTGGATGTGTTGGAGCAACCGccggaggacgacgaggacgagtggCCACCGTTCAGAAAAGTTGGCACTTTCGATCCGTACTCGGACGATCCGCGACTCGCGGTGAAGAAAGTACTACTATGTCCTTTGTCGTCGACGTTGGTCGTCGCCGGTACCGCTGGTCATATTATTACAGCCACCGTATCGTCCGAGCCTGTAAACAAAGAGAGCAAAGCCGTCACGATGAACATCGTCAACGATCGTGACGGATTCGTTTGGAAAGGTCACGATCATCTGCCCGCGAGAACGACCAGCATATCCTTCGCAGTCGGTTTCCAACCGCAGAGTCTTCTTCAATTATATCCACCGGCTGCGGTCACTGCACTGGCTATACACAGTGAATGGGGATTACTTGCCGCTGGCACCGCTCATGGGCTCGCTGTTTTCGATTATACAAGGGCAAAGGCTGTCAGTGTGAAGTGCACGCTCAATCCAAACG ATCTCTCCGGTTCGGGCGATACACCTATTTCTAGAAGAAAGTCGTTCAAGAAGTCGTTGAGGGAGTCCTTCCGAAGATTACGAAAAGGAAGATCGCAGCGTCGAACAAATGCCAGCAGTCCAACGAGAAATACAGCaccggagaagaagaaggaaac TTCCAGCGTGGCATCGTCCCCGAGTGGCGATCTTTCACCGGTAGAATTAAAACCCGTCGAGAGACAAGTAGAAGCAAGACCCGTGGACGACGCACTTGGCTCGATGGTCCGATGTTTATATTTTGCTAGGAGTTATATTATCAGCA TGCAAAACACCACACCAACGCTTTGGGCAGGCACCAATAACGGTACGGTCTACGTTTTCACGTTAGCGATACCGGCGGGCGTTCGAAGAACAGAGGAGGACGTAAATTGTACATTAGGAAAAGAGATTCAATTGAAGCACAGAGCGCCCGTAATCGCGATAACGATTCTCGACGGGTCCAGCGTACCGTTGCCAGAACCATTCGAGGCCGAGAAAGGCGTAAGTCCTGGCCCCGACATGGCGTCCCCTCACAGAGTCGTGATCGCCAGCGAGGAACAATTTAAAATCTTCAATCTTCCATCGTTGAAACCGTATTGTAAATACAAACTCACCGCTCACGAGGGTTCCCGCGTACGGAAAACGGGTTTCGCGAAATTCACGTGTCCCATAGAACCGGCGGGTACGCACGAAGAAACCTGTTTGCTATGTCTGACTAATCTCGGGGATTGTTTAGTACTCAGTATTCCGGAATTGAGAAGGCAGCTCAACGCCGCTGCCATTAAGAGGGAAGATATCAA TGGAATTTCATCGTTGACGTTCACAAAAGCCGGCGAGGCTTTGTACCTGCACTCGAGTTCGGAACTGCAGCGAATTTCCTTATCGGTGAGTAAGGTAACGAAGGCCCACTGCGCGCTGAGTTTACCACCAAACGCTAGATCGTTCCCCGAAACTGCGAATAAGGAAGAAATCCAGGAGAAAAAAGGCGTCGTCGAGGGTACAGCTGAAACACAAGGGGAAAGTCAAGGAAATCAAACGACTCCGATACAGAGGATGATCACGGAAAATGGTGTGGTCGGTTCCA CCAGTGGCGAAGAGTCCCCGAAAGAACCCTCCCTGCAACCAGCTGCGAGCACCAACGACGTAAACGGAGAAGACGATCGTCAAGACTTAAGTTCTATCGGAGATATCACAATCGATAGCGTGAAGGACCACTTACT TAACAGTTCACTTTTCAGAAACGCAACGTCTTCCGAAGAACTTCACAATCGTCTTGCAGGACTTAAGATGGAAGTAACCTCGCGAACCTCGGAAATTTCCACTCAAAATCAGTCATTGGTCGTGAAGACCACCACGGTTGTTTCGCAAACGACCAACAATACAACCGCTAACGGAGAGGTTGAAACGAGTCAGACGAACGAAACGCAACAAATGAACA GCACTAcggtagagagagagatacgCAGCGGTACTGAGACAACAACGACACACGCTACCATCACTCTACCCCCAAACGTCGAG ATTAGTGCAGCTGACTTGGCAAATCTGGAGGTGACAACAACCACAGTGACCACCGAAAAGTCCAAAGCTCCGTTGGCCAGGCCTGAAGAAGTTGGTTCTTAG